One genomic region from Rubinisphaera margarita encodes:
- a CDS encoding helix-turn-helix domain-containing protein, whose amino-acid sequence MSQTDTFLELLGKQIAEEVLAQLTPYIEELISSERILYTEDEAAALLGMESRSLADERRDGRIVGTKIRQGRVRYLRSDLIKYANERRIVLPERTHDSITIH is encoded by the coding sequence ATGAGCCAGACCGACACATTCCTTGAACTGCTCGGGAAACAGATTGCGGAGGAAGTGCTGGCTCAACTTACTCCGTACATCGAGGAACTCATCAGTAGTGAACGCATCCTCTACACCGAAGATGAAGCGGCGGCGCTACTCGGGATGGAATCACGATCGCTCGCCGACGAACGGCGGGACGGGCGAATCGTGGGAACGAAAATTCGGCAGGGAAGAGTTCGATATCTTCGGTCCGACCTCATTAAGTACGCGAACGAACGGCGAATCGTGTTGCCGGAACGGACGCACGACAGCATCACTATTCACTGA